The genomic interval ctccaactctaacaaagcacatctcattcaacagctagagcagggctgcccaaccctgttcccagagatctaccgtcctttAGGTTTCCACTGCAACCCCAACAAAATCACACCCCATTCAACGGCTAGAGAGCTCATTGGGCTGCCAATGAATAGAATCaggcgtgccaaattagggttgaaatgaaaacctacaggatggtagatctccagaaacagggttcgGCAGCCCTGCACAAGAGCAAGCCTAGAGCGACCATgccaaggaaaaactcccttgggggggggggggggggtcagatggGAACAAACAttaggaggaaccagacttgggggtggggggtgggctcCTCCTCTGGCTGGGTCAGGGTGCACAGGGAAGCACAAAGTCCTGAACACCGGCAGGCAGACTCACCAGCAGGGCTGTGGGGCTCCAGGCAGTGTAGGATGAGGTCATCCTCCTccgggagggggcagggggggacaTTTTTCCTGTCACCCTGACGCCCCCCCGACTCACCCTGCCCTCTGGAACGATTAAGGGCCTGCAGAATTTAACGGGGTGGAAACAAGACTTAGGAAAAACCACAACCACTTTATTGCTTATTTTAAGCAATGGAGAGCCAATCTGAAATAACTTTCTggttttagaaagaaaaaatattcccAAGCTGCACTTGGTAAGAAGATCCACACCTCGATACGCAGCTGGGTGGGACTCTCAGAGTTGTCTCCGATTGGCCGAACGCTGTCATAATGATCGCCATAGCGATAGGCAATGTGAAGCTCTCTACAGACTGGCTTCTCCGAGCCATTTATCTGTGAGATAGACAAAGAAATGGATGAGAGAGAATCACAATGATGTAAATATAAACAACCAAGGGCATTTATATCAATGATTTGCCAATTAATTTTCTGTCCATTAAAATACACTGCTTTGATATTAGGTCagaatgttttctaaattttttGTATACGAGAATTAAGAAAGGGGAATACAATaggaatattaaatattaattatggTGCTTCATATTTGCGTTGacaaaattaccaaaataaGATTTGACAGACAATAtggctgaaaacaaaaaaaaatttttttaattttttaaatgaactaaaaaattattaaaaatggtaCCACCTCCCACAGAGGAGCGTTGAGCTGGTGGATGACCACGCGCAGCTGCTGGCTACGAGCAAACGCCACGATTGCATCATTTCCTGCGAATGTGCCCGGCTGAGAGAGGTTTGCCACTGACAGGAAGAAAccgaaaaaaattgaaattgagcaAGCAGAGCAAAAAATCTCAAATGTCACGCTACTTTCCTGCTGACCTCATCCCTCAacaatctccctctccctctccctctccctctatccacatcactcagtcactctaAGGCCACGTCCAAATAAGTATACTTTCCTGCTACTGAGTATACACATTTGTATACAACTTGTGTGTAAGTTCTTGCATACTCAGTAGTAGGCAAGTGCGCCTTTTCGGACACGGCCTAAACGTCTGCCGCTCCACCTCCATCCTTTCATCCTTTTTACCCCTCCatcgctctcctccctccctccctccccccccacccacacacgcacagccccCTTGTGCTCACGGTGCTGCGTGAAAGGCACATCGTCCTCCACGAAGGGCTCGAAGTCGTGCCGGTGCGCCTGCATGTACTGCACCGTCTCCTGCCGCAACCGCAGGTGTCCCCGGGAGTGGCCCTCCAGCTGGTCGCCCAGGGCACGGAACAAGCAGTTCCTGgaaggggtcagaggtcaaaggtcagagaggACATATtcatcactttaaaaaaagtgtaaagTTGCTCACAGGCAATGTATACCAGGGGGTTCCCAAACCCTGCCCCTGCAAAGCCGCTGTGTCTGCGACGTTCAATTTTTACTCCGTACTGAATAGCTCAGTGAAATGGTTAATTGCATACCTCACCAAGGTTTCTTGGGCATGACCCGTTTGCTGATGTTAAAACAAATTCCCACAGACCCCATAGCTTCCCAGGACCAGGGCCAAAGGGCCCTGCTGCACGTTATGGGACGCACATATCCATCATCTCTTACCCATCTCCAGGCACCTCTCTAAGTTTAAGCCCAAGCGCTTGCAGCTGATTGGTGAAGCTGATGAACTCCGCCCCCTCGTCGTCCCCCTGGGGGCGGTTCTTCCGGTCCTTCGCTATGGCCCGGCGCACCGCCCTCTCGTCGCGCTTCCTCTCCGCATCGTACTTCCTGTTCCCCCGCACCAGCTTTCCCGACTGCTTCCGGGACATGAGGGACGCTCCGGGTGTCCGGCTCACCGACCGGTTATGTTGCCAAGCCGACCCAGAACACGCAGTCGCACTGAAACAGAGTCGCAATGCAGAcggtttacattacattacactgcaggcatttagcaggcatttacactttttaatgtagcatttacattgcattcaattacacagctggatatataccgaagcaatgcaggtttagtgccttgctcaagggtacaacggcagtgtcctaccagggaatcaaacctgtgacatttaagttacaagaccagttcctaaCCTGTTGTACCACGCTTTACAGACTTGATGCAaagatttcagaaatatgagattcatgacagTCTAGAATATTCCACTCTGCAAAACGTCATGATGCCCAATTCTCCCATCACTACAATGGTGTAGCCTACCAGTGGTTTCCAACCTCAAGCCTCAAAAGTGTTAATAAGTTCAAGGAAAAGATTATGAATGAACCGAGGCACATTgaacaacctaattaggagcctattgattcacctaatttgatcagttaaaaaaaaatgtggttacctttttatgtaatttttttttttacaataggCACAATGTGAACAAaggatttttattcttcatgccatgcataGCTAGGAATAGTGTCAAGACTCGTCCCTGTAGTACTTAATAAAAACCTATGCATAATATTTTCATAACGTGGGCGCCAAAATTGTACAAATTATTCACAAGTACTGCGTAACACTGCTTGGAGTTacacaatttccttttttatggaCTTGCTGCGTCATGGCATTCATCAAGCTGCCGAGCTTACATATGCTCCTGATTTGGCAAACTGTAACAATTGCATCATAAGAGAGACGCCGTCGGATCTGGTTTTGCTGTAACAATAGATGGTATTTCACGAAGCAGTTAGCTACgcaactgcactgagtaaaacccggaaccctcccacaTCTGGGACACGGAGTGCAgttgttctgggttttactcggCGCAGTTATCCATCTGATTTAGTAGTCCTGCTTCGTGAAAGCAAAACCAGCCTCGCCGGCGTCTCCCTTAACATGCGATTTTTGGCGTGACTGATTCGGCCTAGTTATGGCCTTCTGAAGTTTCTcccttattttttccccctggatTGAGGGAATATTTCGGTGACTTAATGTTCGTGGTTGAATTTAAAACATGATGGTAATACTCTAGTATGATATTTTAATCACTGAACTGAGGTGCAACTGATTACCTGAATCAATTAGATTTCCCTCCTAGCAAACAAGCCaacttgttaaaaataaaaactcattgCCCAAAATAACGAACACTGGAGCACGCGTTATTCCGGGCAAAGGACACTGTTTTATTGAACAGGGTAGGACTGACGCTTAGACGTCTTTAtcggagtaaaaaaaaacaccaacttGTTTGCTTGCTTAGCGTTTTAAGTGACAGGCAGCAATAAGAAGATATCAAGCGTTAGCTAATGTCGCACTTTAGTAAAGTTTGATTGAGGTTGTTTCGTAAAACATCGACTATTCTACCTAGACCAATCGAAAAACGTGCGATAGCTGGCTCGCAAACGGGTAATTGGTTTGAAAAAATGTCACCATTACTGGTAACGAGCCGCCGCCATCTCAACAGAACAGTTTTACTTCCGAATATTTCCATCTAGCTACTGTTAGTTAACTTAATGTGGGTAGGTTCTATGCTAGCTCGTGAATTTACAACCACCTAGCTAGACTAACGTAACATTATTTAGTTCGGCTAAAATTGCTTACAAATCGACATCATATACTCACATTTCTCCTCTCGAAATTGTCGATCTTACAACTGTCACAAATCCAAAGGTAATAGTGCATTGGCAGACAGACCAAACGTTAGCTTGCTGCCTCTGAACGATGAGTTTGGTTTGTTTATATCACTTTTAATTCCTGTCCCGTGGCATTGCTTCCGGATCCCGAGAGTTCTGTATGGTGGCGTCCACTGGCCAAAAAGCTAACTGAACAGAACACTTATTCTAAGCTATTTCCCGTATTATGTTTGCGCCTTGCTTGTGCCCAACAATTAAGTATACATTTTAATGGACATTTAAGTCAAATAttccataaataaattatgaaattaacaggcaattaaataaatatttatttatttttaaaatccgtAATGTAACTACCTGAAAAATAGCACGAGTATGTCgcaaaaaatatttccaatatttttttacaaattttgtacaaaacatttttatcttcCAGAAGATTTTATTGTGCAGTTCTAGAAAATACAAGTTGTTAGATATGAGATATTTAAAGCTATATTAATGTTGTAATTAATAGCATAATGTTAcaataaatgttaaaacacaATTATAACACTCTcttggcaaaataaatgtaagcaCGACGGTAGTTTATGTTGGTACAGCTGGAATCCAAACATACATACTAGACAAAAACAAGAGAAAGGCATTAAATGACCTTGTAACTCAAAGAATCAAGTCAGACAATGCAGTCTGAAAATGCTCAATGATCCAAAATCAATGCAATTGCTTGGAGTTGGGCATATTGAATCAATTTTGTCTTGTTCCCTTTCTTTATTGCGGTTGCCAAATCTgattaaaatacacatttgacaGAGAAACCGCAAATTCCATGCCACCAACCACCCATTTTACATTCTTCACTTAATTTATTCCTGTGGATATCCTGGAAGTATAATTTACTATTTAGGGTTATAATTTCTATTATACATGCTAATAATCGCATATAGACTGACAGCTGTACAGTTGACATGGTatattgaaatgcatattttcagtGGTGGAAAGCCATTCATCAAAATGTACAGATTATGCGTAAATGGATAttgtacattcatattttaaagaaagattTCGCATCAAGTGCGTGAGATGATTCCCATATACAATACCATTTtatccaaatatatttttatttttgttctgataAATTACATTAGAAAACCAAATTACCCTTCCCCAGTAATACAATATCAAAGAAAATGCAACAGGTCCAAGATTTGTGatgacaaaatgtgttttctggacttttcttttttctggacGTTTAATTGACTGAATGTAAATCGAGATGACCAGCAAGAGCGTGCACTAAGTGCACAAAAGTAAGTTAGGCCTATATGTTGGCATATGACAATGTGTTTCATCGTGAATGGCAAACTGTAACTGGTCAAAAGTTCACAGTcaaatttttttgtaaataaaccGGGGAGTTACTTTCAATCTGGCAACCTCGCAGGCTCCTCTCCACATTTTGACATCAACACAACAAGACGTCGAACTACGCACGAATACGGCGCTATGGGTGTTTCGCTTTCCTACTCAAACGCGCACTCACACTTACGTGTCCGGCGGGACTTGTATTGATCCGATCTGCTCGCTTTGTTTGCAAATGCACTTGGTCTAAATAGTGATCATACACAGAGGAGAGCATGTGTGGAAATAATTAAACGGCAAAGGGGatggctagctagttaactctGGCTAGCTAGCTTCCTACTTTCTGAACGCGCAAAAGACAattgaaaaacacttttttttcgcACCAGATCCCAGGAGAACttggaagaagagaaagagagtcagAAACCCGGAGGTGGGAAAGAGATCggaataaagaaaagaaacaagctGGAAAGAGGGAAAACAGATCTTCTTACACGTCTACATGTCGGGAAATTTGGCCCGGTTCCCGCTATATGGTATGCTTTCTAATAGTCTCTACACCTGACTAGCATAACAATGTTTTAGGTTCCAGACTAGCGTAGCTAGCCCCCGCAGGTGTCAGGTTAAGTAACTTGCCAATAGCAGTTGTAAGCACCTGTAGCTAGGAGGCTAGTGGTTCTGCTGTAACTAATGCATAGCTAAGTTAGATTATATATTTTGCTTGTATATCAGGTTGTAATTATGGAAGTAGACGGTGTTATCTGTGCTGCATGTGACTTGTAATCTTTAATAGTGGCAACTCTGACAGCTGAAGTAGCCTGGCTGTATgcgtatttttttctgtgcatttcagcGTGTCTGGGTGAACAACTTCAGTATCCTTCGTTTGAATGGCAAATGCAATGACTATCCCACTGCTGACTGCAATATGCAATTCCCAGGGAGTTATTTGGCAGTGAAAATTTTTAGGAATACCACCTCTTGGATAATAAAAACGTGGGGAGTAGTTCCCCAACAAGAGAAATCGAAAGTGAGTGAGCTGTCCGTTTTATTTATGAACCTTTCTGTTATTACAGTGggctaccaaaaaaaaaaaagaagaaaaaatcacTGTTGGGATGTACTGCTTGAAAGGCACATTTACTTTAGATAATTTCACTAATAACATTTACTCGGGTTGAAAGTACACTGGATGAGCATATTCATAAGTACTTATAATCTTattttccacccccccccccccctttccccctccttccATAGTGAGTCAGTGCCATCATCATGCCTGATTCAGTGTGACCGGGACACCTGCCAGCACCCCAAGCCCAGGCCATCGCCCTAAACAccccatgcccccacccccccacaaagaCTGtgcctgcctctccctctctggcctCTCCTACACTCCCgtcccctgccgcccccccgccccctgtccccctgccgccccccctcccccctcccctctgccgcCATGTTGGGGCTGTGCTGGCGCAGGCAGAAGTGCAGCGGGCTGACTGCGCTGTCGGCGTTGGCGGCCTGCGCGGCGTGCGCggtgctgctcctcctgctcacgCGGCTGCGCGAGAGCGCCGCGGACCTGGCCGCGCAGGCCCAGCGCTGCAGagaccagcaggaggcgctgtctgcgcagctgcaggGTGAGTCGCCCTTATTTCTgtgtaaacctttttttttttttttttttttttttacacagagaaCTGGCGCAAAAAATGCCTTAACATTTTAGAGCAGAAGGAAAAATTTGGCAGAaaccaggcccccccccccccccccaaaaaaaaagcgtGAGATAAAAACTTCCCAAAGGGAAGAAAATCTGTGGGAAGAATGCATGGTAGAAAATGTAATGAGACGTCTATTACCAGAAGTAATCAAATGGGTTTAGCAGGTTATAGTACGAGGCATTTAACTAGCTGGTTGTAGGAAGTCCAAATGAACAGACGAGGTGCAAGGGCATGCAGTTGCAGACGTAACCTCAGTTACGTTATCAGTGTATCGTGTGTGTGGACAGAGGAGCAGCGAGGAATTGTGGGCCCCCCGACAGAATAATGCTCTCGGCCTCTTAGTGGGTGTGAAGCGTATTGCAAAtcatttttgtccccccccccccccccaactctgaGCTTTGGGGCCATAGAATTACCACATTTCTCCCCACTTACAACAGTGCTGCTTGTGAGGCAGgtgtaacacaaacacagctggaGAGTGAGGCCACCATAGTTATACAGTTTGAAAGCATCTTTGAAAATTGTGAGAGCCGCCAGGCAATAATTTCACACGCTGAAACGGTTCCAATCGAAgagtatttttttacatgtaaatataaatgtgtgtacacatttgATTTACATGTATGCAAATACAAACAAGTTTTGTATTTCGTTTTTTCTCTCAGTGGTGTATGAGCACCGTTCTCGCCTGGAGCGGTCCTTACAGAAGGAGAGACTGGAGCACAAGAAGACCAaggaaggtcagaggtcacgacGTGtcattcgctctctctccccccccccccccccttgtcgtGTTTCTTAACGCCTGTGGCTCTCTCGCCCCATGCgccacccctcacccctgctTGTGTTTTCGTCTCTCGAATCCGCTGCAGATTTCTTGTTGTACAAGCTGGAGGCCCAAGAAGCCTTGAACAAGGAAAAGGTAAACGATGATTTCAGGTTTCACCCTGTTCACCAGTTTGTTTTGTCCGCAGAGCAGTTTTGTAGCGATTATGCTTCTCTGTGTCTGAGCAGCAGGACGCCATGAACAGATACAGCGCCCTCAGCTCCCAAAACAGTATcctcaaggtaaaaaaaaaaaaatatgatctATTGTGGGTTGTGGTGAAGGCAATGGGCCTAGAAATTTAATGTTTATAATTGGGTGCCTGCAGAGTGTGAAAAACACTGCAAGGACACTGCAACTCATCTGTTGACCAGGAGACTAGAACTGTCGCATTCTGTTTTGTTAAGCAATAAGCACATTTTTGGAGGTggg from Anguilla rostrata isolate EN2019 chromosome 11, ASM1855537v3, whole genome shotgun sequence carries:
- the otud3 gene encoding OTU domain-containing protein 3, translated to MSRKQSGKLVRGNRKYDAERKRDERAVRRAIAKDRKNRPQGDDEGAEFISFTNQLQALGLKLREVPGDGNCLFRALGDQLEGHSRGHLRLRQETVQYMQAHRHDFEPFVEDDVPFTQHLANLSQPGTFAGNDAIVAFARSQQLRVVIHQLNAPLWEINGSEKPVCRELHIAYRYGDHYDSVRPIGDNSESPTQLRIEALNRSRGQGESGGRQGDRKNVPPCPLPEEDDLILHCLEPHSPAGQGGSCCQLDGASPHSAPEELDPVLSVTACPAQWEESETCPSLPVTMTECSDSKLSEEGVVSQRPKISNRQRKEHQRLEKKRRQEERHRQKVLQSRAPQDQNQNPSEPVTLVPALSTLSI